The following proteins are co-located in the Pyrococcus abyssi GE5 genome:
- a CDS encoding alanine--glyoxylate aminotransferase family protein, with protein MEFEDAFKEVYEMVKPKYKLFTAGPVACFPEVLEIMKVQMFSHRSKEYRKVHVDTVERLRDFLEVKKGEVLLVPSSGTGIMEASIRNGVTKGGKVLVTIIGAFGKRYKEVVETNGRKAVVLEYEPGKAVKPEDLDEALKKNPDVEAVTITYNETSTGVLNPLPELAKVAKEHDKLVFVDAVSAMGGADIKFDKWELDVVFSSSQKAFGVPPGLAIGAFSERFIEIAEKMPERGWYFDIPLYIKYLKEKESTPSTPPMPQVFGLNVVLRIIEKMGGKEKWLEMYEKRAKMVREGVKEIGLGILAEPGYESPTITAVLTPEGIKGDEVYEAMRKRGFELAKGYGSVREKTFRIGHMGYMKFEDIQEMLDNLKEVIEELKKQKGIN; from the coding sequence ATGGAATTCGAGGACGCATTTAAGGAAGTTTATGAGATGGTGAAACCAAAATATAAGCTTTTTACGGCAGGACCAGTTGCGTGCTTCCCTGAAGTGTTGGAGATAATGAAGGTACAGATGTTCAGCCATAGATCGAAGGAATACAGAAAGGTTCACGTAGATACCGTTGAGAGGTTAAGGGATTTCCTCGAGGTCAAGAAGGGTGAAGTTCTACTAGTGCCAAGCTCAGGAACTGGAATTATGGAGGCCAGCATTAGGAATGGAGTTACAAAGGGTGGAAAAGTTCTCGTAACGATAATCGGAGCATTTGGAAAGAGGTACAAAGAGGTTGTGGAGACTAACGGAAGGAAGGCAGTGGTCTTAGAATACGAGCCAGGAAAAGCTGTAAAACCTGAGGATCTTGATGAGGCTTTAAAGAAGAACCCAGATGTTGAGGCGGTAACCATAACTTATAACGAGACATCTACGGGAGTTTTAAACCCACTACCAGAACTCGCTAAAGTTGCAAAAGAGCACGATAAGTTGGTTTTCGTTGATGCGGTTTCCGCCATGGGCGGGGCTGACATAAAGTTCGACAAGTGGGAACTTGACGTCGTGTTCTCAAGCTCCCAGAAAGCCTTTGGCGTTCCCCCAGGATTAGCCATTGGTGCCTTCAGCGAGAGGTTCATAGAGATAGCCGAGAAGATGCCAGAGAGAGGTTGGTACTTCGACATTCCGCTTTACATCAAGTACCTTAAGGAGAAGGAATCAACTCCTTCAACGCCACCGATGCCACAGGTCTTCGGCCTTAACGTTGTTCTCAGGATAATAGAGAAGATGGGCGGAAAGGAGAAGTGGCTCGAGATGTACGAGAAGAGAGCGAAGATGGTCAGAGAGGGAGTTAAGGAGATCGGCCTAGGAATTCTGGCAGAGCCAGGGTACGAGAGCCCAACGATCACGGCTGTGCTAACACCAGAGGGAATCAAGGGTGACGAAGTGTACGAAGCCATGAGAAAGAGGGGATTCGAGCTAGCTAAGGGTTACGGTAGCGTTAGGGAGAAGACGTTCAGGATTGGGCACATGGGGTACATGAAGTTCGAGGACATACAAGAGATGCTCGACAACCTCAAGGAGGTAATAGAGGAATTAAAGAAGCAGAAAGGTATCAACTGA
- a CDS encoding P-loop NTPase family protein: protein MGVYIFKPEDLLRYGTITEEQLELLKDAIEKKADILIVGGTRAGKTKLVEALVFLIPDDWKVAVVTAYNEFKPFKENIQVINTEFDGRSLDKRTEEVIDAIQRINPDYVIIDTIHTVKVSEMLRRLIDKHGFIVTSLVLSRNLSDEIKHWLKIDDELLSKFELVIELYRDIKTGLRKVNAIYRIKGGRLEKIS from the coding sequence ATGGGGGTTTACATATTTAAACCCGAAGACCTCCTAAGGTACGGCACGATAACCGAAGAGCAACTCGAGCTTCTCAAAGATGCAATTGAGAAGAAGGCCGACATCTTAATCGTAGGAGGAACGAGGGCTGGAAAAACCAAGCTCGTGGAGGCACTTGTCTTTTTAATTCCTGATGATTGGAAAGTGGCTGTTGTAACCGCTTATAATGAGTTCAAGCCATTTAAGGAAAATATCCAAGTTATAAACACGGAATTTGATGGAAGGTCATTAGACAAGAGAACCGAGGAGGTTATAGATGCGATTCAACGCATAAACCCAGACTACGTAATAATAGACACCATTCACACCGTCAAGGTATCCGAGATGCTGAGGAGGTTAATCGACAAGCACGGGTTCATAGTCACGTCCCTAGTCCTATCAAGAAACCTTAGCGATGAAATTAAGCATTGGTTAAAAATAGATGATGAACTCTTGAGCAAATTTGAGCTTGTGATTGAACTATACAGGGACATAAAGACGGGTTTAAGGAAGGTTAACGCGATATATAGAATAAAAGGAGGAAGGCTGGAGAAAATCAGTTGA
- a CDS encoding 30S ribosomal protein S17e, whose amino-acid sequence MGKIRQGFIKRVARELFNKYPNEFTRDFEHNKKKVEELTNVTSKKIRNRIAGYITKLVRMKEEGKIL is encoded by the coding sequence ATGGGTAAGATAAGACAAGGATTCATTAAGAGGGTTGCGAGAGAGTTATTCAATAAGTATCCAAACGAGTTCACTAGGGATTTCGAGCACAACAAGAAGAAAGTTGAAGAATTGACAAACGTGACCAGCAAGAAGATAAGGAACAGGATTGCAGGTTACATAACCAAGCTCGTAAGAATGAAAGAGGAAGGAAAGATACTTTAG
- a CDS encoding metallophosphoesterase gives MKIKLLPEKAVVLGNAMVIADLHIGFEESVAQEGVYIPKLLREIIDTTRRIIERERPKVLVINGDLKHSFTPLKREFLEVGAFLREVKELVDEVVLVKGNHDTGINWIREKFGVEIVESLEIRGWTIAHGHLKVEGGKVIIGHEHPSIRLRDEVGASVKVPVFLKGSNILVLPAFSPWAYGNDLTVNEPISPVLRNFDLENLSVVATTGEELLNFGKFGDLIRAMRLLG, from the coding sequence ATGAAGATAAAACTACTCCCAGAAAAAGCTGTAGTCCTTGGGAATGCCATGGTTATAGCTGACCTTCATATAGGTTTTGAAGAGAGCGTTGCCCAGGAAGGTGTTTATATTCCGAAGCTTCTCCGAGAGATCATAGATACAACGAGGAGAATAATTGAGAGGGAAAGGCCAAAGGTGCTAGTGATAAATGGCGATCTCAAGCACTCATTTACCCCTCTTAAAAGGGAGTTCCTTGAGGTTGGAGCATTCTTGAGGGAAGTAAAAGAGCTCGTTGATGAGGTCGTACTCGTCAAGGGGAATCATGACACAGGGATAAACTGGATAAGGGAGAAGTTCGGCGTTGAGATTGTTGAAAGTTTAGAAATAAGAGGTTGGACCATAGCTCATGGGCACTTGAAAGTTGAAGGAGGTAAGGTAATAATAGGGCACGAGCATCCGTCAATAAGGCTTAGGGATGAGGTTGGAGCCAGCGTAAAAGTTCCTGTCTTTTTAAAAGGTAGTAATATACTCGTTCTTCCGGCCTTTAGTCCCTGGGCTTATGGGAACGATTTAACGGTGAACGAGCCGATATCTCCAGTGCTTAGAAATTTCGACCTTGAGAATTTAAGCGTGGTAGCAACAACCGGTGAAGAATTGCTAAACTTTGGCAAGTTTGGGGATCTTATAAGGGCGATGAGGCTTCTTGGATAA
- a CDS encoding PHP domain-containing protein has product MMDLHTHTIYSDGIGMVRDNVAWAEKRGLKIVGISDHIHYFTPSKFSAYINEIRIAKEESDIVVLAGIEANILENGPDITDEFRKRLDYVIASVHEWFGRDGAHMYIEYVKRAIMDDNVDIIGHFGNSFPWIGYPTEEEIREVLELAEAYGKAFEISSRYKVPDLEFIKECIRRGIKLSLATDAHRPEDVGKISWSLKMFEKAGGSKEDLVFSEYL; this is encoded by the coding sequence ATGATGGATCTGCACACCCACACGATATATTCGGATGGCATAGGAATGGTTAGGGACAATGTTGCATGGGCGGAGAAGAGGGGGCTTAAAATAGTTGGCATAAGCGATCACATTCATTACTTTACCCCTTCAAAGTTCTCCGCATACATAAACGAAATAAGGATAGCGAAGGAAGAAAGCGACATAGTAGTTTTAGCTGGGATAGAGGCTAATATCCTAGAGAACGGCCCGGATATAACTGATGAGTTCAGGAAAAGATTAGATTACGTGATAGCGAGTGTCCACGAATGGTTCGGAAGGGATGGGGCTCATATGTACATAGAGTACGTGAAGAGGGCCATAATGGATGACAACGTCGATATAATAGGACACTTCGGAAACTCGTTCCCGTGGATAGGTTACCCAACTGAGGAGGAGATAAGGGAAGTGCTCGAGTTGGCAGAAGCCTATGGAAAGGCGTTTGAAATAAGTTCAAGATACAAGGTTCCAGATTTAGAGTTCATCAAGGAGTGCATCAGGAGGGGAATAAAGCTATCACTAGCTACAGATGCCCATAGACCTGAGGACGTTGGTAAGATTTCATGGAGCCTGAAGATGTTTGAGAAGGCAGGAGGCAGTAAAGAAGATCTTGTATTTTCCGAGTATCTATAG
- a CDS encoding ParB N-terminal domain-containing protein: MLDRRKFEVVIEETVHGYDAPVIVLKYRGKYFLLDGHHRVLARKVLKLDFVEALVLEPLEPVDIKIEESVKRQRIRSIDDIIVK; the protein is encoded by the coding sequence GTGCTTGACAGAAGGAAATTTGAAGTCGTTATTGAGGAGACCGTTCACGGCTATGATGCCCCGGTGATCGTGCTAAAATACAGGGGTAAGTACTTCCTCTTGGATGGCCATCATAGGGTTCTTGCAAGAAAAGTGTTAAAACTTGACTTCGTTGAGGCGCTAGTTCTGGAACCTTTGGAGCCTGTAGACATTAAGATTGAGGAGTCCGTGAAGAGGCAGAGGATACGCTCTATCGATGATATCATTGTGAAATAG
- a CDS encoding TIGR00703 family protein: MMEGYYIIENPGVVPAERRFRMKDLKAWGYDLHLGTIEGERAYFVSKVGERREGEKYQVGGKEYYIEETQKDIPGNARLLARIVIERGNPYLEFWLEEEDTKFPLAKEDPRIILKRIWEKEKLNQLLKHVRAIGLTTDFYKDNVFIKSIPLPYEEYPPKVRRVLREVRDIHRDLTGFGRFVFQYFGEVEKAHNYRLHWTLPTLHLFDVDIANEVDKILGMLD; the protein is encoded by the coding sequence ATGATGGAGGGGTATTACATCATTGAGAACCCAGGAGTAGTCCCAGCTGAGAGGAGATTCAGAATGAAGGATCTCAAGGCTTGGGGCTATGACCTGCACCTAGGAACTATAGAAGGGGAGAGAGCGTACTTCGTGTCTAAGGTTGGAGAGAGGAGGGAAGGAGAGAAGTACCAAGTGGGAGGGAAAGAGTACTACATAGAGGAAACCCAAAAGGACATCCCAGGAAACGCCAGACTTCTAGCAAGAATCGTCATAGAAAGGGGCAATCCTTACTTGGAATTCTGGCTCGAAGAGGAAGACACAAAATTCCCCCTCGCAAAAGAAGATCCCAGGATAATATTAAAGAGGATATGGGAAAAGGAAAAGCTCAACCAGCTACTTAAGCACGTAAGGGCCATAGGCCTTACAACCGACTTCTACAAGGACAACGTCTTCATAAAATCAATTCCATTGCCCTACGAAGAGTATCCCCCAAAGGTTAGAAGGGTTCTTAGGGAAGTTAGGGATATCCACAGAGATCTAACGGGATTCGGTAGATTCGTGTTCCAGTACTTCGGGGAAGTTGAAAAGGCTCACAACTACAGGCTTCACTGGACGCTACCAACGCTTCACCTATTCGATGTTGATATAGCGAATGAAGTTGATAAGATACTGGGCATGTTGGACTAA
- a CDS encoding DUF357 domain-containing protein, producing MKGEVINTISKEKIEKYLNITKEALERIEVAVDERSHLYIVAKDFLTMARSYFEDAKYYYEKGDYVTAFAAINYAHGFIDAGVRLGVFKGENSKIFAFG from the coding sequence ATGAAGGGGGAAGTGATAAACACCATATCCAAGGAAAAGATCGAGAAATACCTCAACATAACAAAGGAGGCATTGGAGAGAATTGAGGTTGCTGTCGATGAGAGGAGCCACCTTTACATCGTCGCGAAAGACTTTTTAACGATGGCAAGAAGCTACTTCGAGGACGCCAAGTACTATTACGAAAAGGGAGACTACGTGACGGCTTTCGCGGCTATAAACTATGCGCATGGGTTTATAGATGCTGGAGTGAGACTTGGCGTGTTTAAAGGTGAGAACAGCAAAATATTCGCCTTTGGGTGA
- a CDS encoding NOG1 family protein translates to MRNPFERMPTVLTADELIDKAFRRAERAASAFKPRGDKVKKARQREELRIRTVSNVVRDNLRKVLERTPGLSTLPKFYQELVDVLVDRDTFHKAMAGIDWAIRIVRELEERYVERIRYSKDPNEMAELRRQFYGRVASVLRDIDDRLRYLNKAREVLKDLPVVDLETPTVVIAGHPNVGKSTLLKALTTAKPEIASYPFTTRGINVGQFEDGYFRYQVIDTPGLLDRPLSERNEIEKQAILALKYLGNLIIYIFDPSEYCGFPLEEQIHLFNEIYEEFKDMPFLVVINKIDVAEEDKIRIVEELVKEKGIKFLKISALKGEGVDKVREEITKTLRPLAEKIAKEKIEEELRRYRRPF, encoded by the coding sequence GTGAGAAATCCTTTTGAGAGGATGCCTACAGTCCTTACCGCTGATGAACTCATAGATAAGGCATTTCGAAGGGCTGAGAGAGCAGCTTCGGCTTTCAAGCCTAGAGGTGATAAGGTTAAGAAAGCGAGGCAGAGAGAAGAGCTCAGGATAAGGACAGTAAGTAACGTGGTTAGGGATAATCTTAGGAAAGTGCTGGAGAGGACTCCAGGTCTCTCAACCCTTCCGAAATTTTACCAAGAACTAGTTGATGTTCTCGTTGATAGGGACACTTTTCACAAAGCGATGGCGGGAATAGACTGGGCCATAAGAATTGTGAGGGAGTTGGAGGAAAGGTACGTAGAGAGGATAAGGTACTCTAAGGATCCAAACGAGATGGCTGAGCTAAGGAGACAGTTCTATGGGAGAGTCGCGAGCGTATTAAGGGATATAGACGACAGGTTGAGGTACTTGAATAAAGCTAGAGAAGTTCTCAAGGATCTCCCAGTGGTGGATTTAGAAACGCCCACCGTTGTCATAGCTGGTCATCCAAACGTTGGCAAGTCAACGCTTTTAAAGGCTCTAACGACTGCAAAGCCTGAAATCGCTAGTTATCCCTTCACAACTAGGGGGATAAACGTTGGACAATTTGAGGATGGTTACTTTAGATATCAGGTCATAGATACTCCTGGTTTGCTTGACAGGCCATTGAGTGAGAGAAATGAAATCGAAAAACAGGCTATATTGGCCTTGAAGTATTTAGGAAATCTCATAATTTACATATTCGATCCAAGTGAGTACTGTGGCTTTCCCCTTGAGGAGCAGATACATCTCTTCAACGAGATATACGAAGAATTCAAGGATATGCCTTTTCTCGTAGTGATAAACAAGATAGACGTTGCTGAGGAAGATAAAATTCGAATCGTTGAGGAACTCGTGAAGGAGAAGGGCATTAAGTTTCTGAAGATCTCGGCGTTGAAAGGCGAGGGCGTTGATAAGGTTAGGGAGGAGATAACTAAAACTTTGAGACCGTTGGCGGAGAAAATTGCAAAGGAGAAAATTGAAGAAGAATTAAGGAGATACCGCAGACCTTTCTAA
- a CDS encoding serine/threonine protein kinase, whose protein sequence is MIGEMIREDIETLNRELAKYGIRVEKFLAKGTTSFVFLGSYANRPVIVKFQRSDSPRRNLKKEAEILKMLEGENITGELVLYDEIKGREVLVREFIEGELLINSDIERKHVISIAEKTYRLDRLGIDHGQIQGGKHIIVAPTDVWLIDFEKASMNRKPRNLTSAMAMLFLGENRIAERITKKFNVNKKFREELLVALREYKKSGNPKRIFDVLSTL, encoded by the coding sequence ATGATAGGAGAAATGATAAGGGAGGACATTGAAACGTTAAATAGGGAACTGGCTAAGTATGGTATAAGGGTCGAGAAATTCCTGGCTAAGGGGACTACGAGTTTCGTGTTTTTAGGTTCATACGCGAATCGTCCCGTAATAGTCAAGTTTCAAAGGTCTGATTCCCCCAGGAGGAATCTGAAGAAGGAAGCTGAGATTCTCAAGATGCTTGAGGGAGAGAACATTACTGGAGAACTCGTGCTTTACGATGAAATAAAGGGTAGAGAAGTCCTCGTTAGGGAATTCATTGAGGGTGAACTCCTTATCAATTCGGATATCGAGAGGAAGCACGTAATTAGCATAGCAGAGAAAACTTACAGGCTCGATAGGCTGGGGATAGATCACGGTCAAATTCAAGGGGGGAAGCACATAATAGTTGCCCCAACTGATGTTTGGCTCATAGATTTTGAGAAGGCCAGCATGAATAGGAAACCTAGGAACTTGACTTCTGCGATGGCAATGCTTTTCCTGGGAGAAAATAGGATTGCTGAGAGGATAACTAAGAAGTTTAACGTTAATAAAAAGTTTAGAGAAGAACTTTTAGTTGCATTAAGGGAATACAAGAAGAGTGGAAATCCTAAGAGAATATTTGACGTTCTGTCTACCCTCTAA
- a CDS encoding tRNA 4-thiouridine(8) synthase ThiI translates to MNSVVVRYGEIGTKSRQTRAWFERILINNIREALLDEGIEYKEIFAKHGRIIVRTNKAREASNALVRVFGIVSLSPAMEVEASLEKINKTALTLFRRKVRELGLDRPRFRVTARRITKEFPLNSLEIQAKVGEFILNNEDCTVDLHEYDVEVGIEIMEGKAYIFTEKIKGWGGLPIGTQGKMVGLLQDELSALAIFLMMKRGVEVIPVHVGDNVEVARELWGILRKYSYGSKGRLVVVENIERVNKLISEFGAKGVVKGLRPENLEGELPEIEEDKRMFKVPVYYPLIALPDEYLEEVKEKLFNRN, encoded by the coding sequence ATGAATTCGGTAGTCGTCAGGTACGGCGAGATAGGAACAAAATCAAGGCAAACGAGGGCATGGTTTGAGAGGATTCTCATAAACAATATTAGGGAAGCGCTTCTCGATGAGGGTATTGAGTACAAGGAGATATTTGCGAAGCATGGTAGGATAATAGTTAGAACCAATAAAGCTAGAGAAGCTTCTAACGCCTTAGTTAGGGTCTTTGGAATAGTTTCGCTATCTCCAGCCATGGAGGTCGAGGCCTCCCTGGAGAAGATAAACAAGACTGCTCTGACGTTGTTCAGGAGAAAAGTTAGGGAATTAGGTCTTGACAGGCCAAGGTTCAGGGTAACGGCGAGGAGGATAACTAAGGAATTTCCCTTGAACAGCCTTGAAATTCAGGCAAAAGTCGGGGAATTTATACTTAACAACGAGGATTGCACAGTTGATCTACACGAGTACGACGTTGAGGTTGGAATAGAGATAATGGAAGGCAAAGCTTACATCTTCACAGAGAAGATTAAAGGCTGGGGAGGATTACCTATTGGAACCCAGGGAAAGATGGTTGGCTTACTGCAAGATGAACTTTCGGCTTTGGCGATATTCCTGATGATGAAGAGAGGAGTTGAGGTTATACCCGTTCACGTTGGGGACAACGTTGAAGTGGCAAGAGAGCTCTGGGGGATTCTAAGGAAGTACTCGTACGGCTCAAAGGGTAGATTGGTTGTGGTTGAGAACATTGAAAGGGTGAATAAGCTAATATCCGAATTCGGTGCTAAGGGGGTCGTTAAGGGCCTCAGACCAGAAAATTTGGAGGGTGAGCTACCGGAGATAGAAGAGGACAAAAGGATGTTCAAGGTTCCAGTGTACTATCCGTTGATAGCCCTTCCGGATGAGTATTTGGAAGAGGTAAAAGAAAAGCTTTTTAATAGAAATTAA
- a CDS encoding DUF555 domain-containing protein: MGDYIVVLEAPIIVKDVESVEEAIEAAVNKVMTALEKEKLDFVRVELGYSKCPVCGAHFESAFVVGNIGLVGIYLTLKVFNAQSLEHAERIAKAVVGKALKKVPLKLFEIRELHDGREENNGIEAGENETNA, from the coding sequence ATGGGAGACTATATAGTGGTTTTGGAGGCTCCAATTATAGTTAAGGATGTTGAGAGCGTTGAAGAAGCCATTGAAGCTGCGGTAAATAAAGTTATGACGGCTCTTGAGAAGGAGAAGCTTGATTTTGTGAGAGTGGAATTAGGATATTCAAAGTGTCCCGTTTGTGGCGCACACTTCGAAAGCGCCTTTGTCGTCGGGAATATCGGCCTCGTTGGGATTTATCTGACCCTTAAAGTGTTCAACGCTCAGAGCCTTGAACATGCCGAGAGGATTGCAAAGGCCGTCGTCGGAAAGGCCTTAAAAAAAGTTCCGCTTAAGCTCTTTGAAATAAGGGAACTCCACGATGGTAGGGAGGAGAATAACGGTATAGAGGCTGGAGAAAACGAAACAAACGCTTAA
- a CDS encoding RNA-guided endonuclease InsQ/TnpB family protein — MQNNSSKNETVVKAYSIPIQADGIILEFIEEYHRMARVVLQEILNAEKFTKFERKQLRDKLLEDWKYANHYVDSAINQMLGLVKSYRRKLRKGKKVRKPRLRKKFVYVKSTLFTLKGFILKITIIPREYYLEINLANYPYILPLLKEVWSGNLRLGGLFLFPDKLVLNFVKTVEYFEPRDWMSIDINLTNVTVLAGLTVYRFDTRELYHIHRVYELKRQKIQGISAWNKRLSEKLLKKYSGREKNRARDFLHKLANKIVGIARERRMGIILEDLNGIKERVLGGSKSLNRKLSKWNVRELQRLIEYKAKWFGVPVVYVNPKNSSKTCPACGGHLIPQEGRLMKCLKCGLVEDRDFIAVLNLRMWGSGVTPKGLEVSRASTLNERPMKTNPYGIMAIEEKQRIGLKFHKITPKPP, encoded by the coding sequence ATGCAAAACAACTCTTCAAAAAATGAAACCGTTGTTAAAGCATACTCAATCCCAATCCAAGCTGACGGGATTATTCTAGAGTTCATTGAAGAATACCACAGGATGGCAAGGGTGGTTCTTCAAGAAATCCTCAATGCTGAGAAATTCACGAAATTCGAGAGGAAACAATTGCGTGATAAACTCCTCGAAGACTGGAAGTACGCAAACCATTACGTTGATTCGGCAATAAACCAAATGCTTGGCCTCGTAAAATCCTACAGGCGGAAACTCAGGAAGGGCAAGAAAGTCCGAAAACCAAGACTTAGAAAAAAGTTCGTCTACGTGAAAAGCACGCTCTTCACGCTCAAGGGGTTCATCCTAAAGATAACGATAATCCCGAGAGAGTACTACTTGGAAATAAACCTCGCAAACTACCCCTACATCCTCCCCCTCTTGAAAGAAGTCTGGAGTGGAAACCTAAGACTCGGCGGACTATTCCTGTTCCCAGACAAGCTCGTCCTCAACTTCGTGAAAACCGTAGAATACTTCGAGCCAAGGGACTGGATGAGTATTGACATTAATTTGACGAACGTTACCGTCCTAGCGGGTTTAACAGTCTACAGGTTCGACACTCGTGAATTATACCACATTCACCGGGTTTACGAGTTGAAGAGGCAAAAAATACAGGGGATTTCGGCATGGAACAAAAGATTGAGTGAAAAACTCTTGAAAAAGTACTCTGGAAGGGAGAAAAACCGAGCAAGGGATTTCCTGCACAAGCTGGCTAATAAAATTGTTGGAATTGCTAGGGAAAGACGCATGGGCATAATCCTCGAGGACTTGAATGGTATAAAGGAGAGGGTATTAGGGGGTTCAAAGAGTTTGAACAGGAAGCTTTCCAAGTGGAATGTTCGGGAACTGCAAAGATTGATTGAATACAAGGCTAAGTGGTTTGGTGTTCCTGTCGTTTATGTTAATCCAAAAAATTCTTCAAAAACGTGCCCCGCATGCGGGGGTCACTTAATACCCCAAGAGGGGCGGTTAATGAAATGTCTAAAATGTGGTCTTGTCGAGGATAGGGATTTTATTGCCGTGTTGAACCTTCGGATGTGGGGCTCTGGGGTTACCCCGAAAGGGTTGGAGGTTTCGAGGGCTTCAACGCTCAATGAAAGGCCAATGAAGACCAACCCCTACGGGATAATGGCAATAGAAGAAAAACAAAGAATAGGATTAAAATTCCACAAAATTACACCAAAACCCCCGTAG
- a CDS encoding DUF2284 domain-containing protein — translation MEVLEIREIQAKDIVVSPRPVWKCRTCPMYGKRPSCPPYAPSWKETIEVMKHYKRAILVKFKIDTSRFEEEKRRVLVWLLNKEKELFREGNYYALALFPGNCNLCEECTFETEGKCKKPEMVRPSIDAIGIELSSIIEIRFNEPVLYGMILVD, via the coding sequence ATGGAAGTCCTTGAGATTAGGGAGATACAGGCCAAGGATATTGTCGTTTCTCCGAGACCCGTATGGAAGTGCAGGACATGCCCTATGTATGGGAAAAGGCCTAGCTGTCCACCTTATGCTCCCTCTTGGAAGGAAACCATTGAGGTTATGAAACACTATAAGAGAGCTATTCTCGTGAAATTTAAAATCGATACGTCACGTTTTGAGGAAGAAAAAAGGAGAGTTCTCGTATGGTTGCTCAATAAGGAAAAAGAGTTATTTAGGGAAGGAAATTACTACGCCCTAGCTTTATTCCCTGGGAACTGCAACCTCTGTGAAGAATGCACATTTGAAACCGAGGGCAAGTGTAAGAAGCCAGAAATGGTAAGGCCGAGCATAGATGCCATCGGAATAGAGCTATCTTCAATCATTGAGATAAGGTTTAATGAGCCAGTTCTCTACGGAATGATTTTAGTAGATTAA
- the gcvH gene encoding glycine cleavage system protein GcvH: protein MIEVGEYKVKEGLYYTKEHEWAQVLEDGTVLVGITDYAQKELGDIAYVELPEVGKEVKKGEVLCEVESVKAVSEVYAPVSGEVIEVNEELSDSPEKINEDPYGAWIAKIKPNNLEEELKELMDAEKYAEFLKSL from the coding sequence ATGATTGAGGTTGGAGAATACAAGGTTAAGGAAGGCCTCTATTATACCAAGGAACATGAGTGGGCTCAAGTGCTGGAAGATGGAACAGTTCTCGTTGGAATAACTGATTACGCTCAGAAGGAGCTTGGAGATATAGCCTATGTTGAGCTCCCTGAAGTTGGAAAGGAGGTTAAAAAGGGAGAAGTTCTTTGTGAAGTTGAAAGCGTTAAAGCCGTTAGTGAAGTGTACGCACCTGTAAGCGGAGAAGTTATTGAGGTCAACGAGGAACTAAGTGACAGCCCCGAGAAGATAAACGAAGATCCTTATGGGGCTTGGATAGCTAAGATCAAACCAAATAACTTAGAAGAGGAACTTAAAGAGTTGATGGACGCAGAGAAGTATGCTGAATTCTTAAAGAGCCTTTAA
- a CDS encoding DUF996 domain-containing protein: MSLSNAKLYGGIGAILQLVSIFAGTYSWLLSIVGLVLVFLAVKIISEEAGDSDIFNYYLKAFISMVAGLLLFFVIIVATAGTAIIKGLKGGMMSPEHFFAILGSILIGFVILWIAYIIGTYFQKKSFELIAQYTDVGLFKTTGLLYFIGAILLIIAIGALILLIGAILEIVAFFSLPDEIKKLERSAVSP; encoded by the coding sequence ATGAGCCTAAGCAACGCGAAGTTATACGGCGGAATTGGTGCAATATTGCAGCTAGTGAGCATATTTGCCGGAACTTATTCATGGCTACTATCGATCGTTGGACTAGTTTTAGTGTTCTTGGCAGTGAAGATTATTAGTGAAGAAGCTGGAGATAGTGATATCTTCAATTACTACCTGAAGGCATTTATATCAATGGTCGCTGGTCTACTCTTGTTCTTCGTGATAATAGTTGCAACTGCAGGAACTGCAATAATTAAAGGTCTAAAAGGTGGCATGATGTCCCCTGAGCACTTCTTCGCCATCCTTGGTTCAATCCTGATAGGCTTCGTGATCCTGTGGATTGCATACATCATAGGAACGTACTTCCAGAAGAAGAGCTTTGAGCTTATAGCCCAATATACGGACGTAGGTTTATTCAAAACAACTGGTCTCTTGTACTTCATAGGAGCTATACTTCTGATAATAGCAATTGGAGCCCTAATACTCTTGATCGGGGCAATACTGGAGATAGTAGCATTCTTCTCCCTTCCGGATGAAATTAAAAAGTTAGAAAGGTCTGCGGTATCTCCTTAA